The Gammaproteobacteria bacterium DNA window ACCGAAAGGCTCACAAAAAATAGCGGCTGATATTGAAGCGTTTCGTGAGGGTAATGAAAAACCTGAACTGCACAAAACAACTAACCGTAACCAGCGCCGTCCAGGTCATAACTAGGTTGAAGACAAGGCGATACTCCTCCTAATCCAGGAGTATCGCATGTTGTCAAAAATATCATTATCATGTCGTCGCGCATTGTCCGATGCTTTTCAGCAATGCTAGACCAAATCAGGACTTACTTGTAACTAACTTGATAAACCACATTGGCAAAATCGTCAGAAATCAGCAACGAACCATCTTTCAATCCTAAGACATCCACAGGTCTGCCCCATGCCGTTTGATTTTGTAGCCAACCGGTAATGAAATCTTCTTTCCAAATCACTTGATTGGTGCCACAAATCCAAACGCGAATAATCTTGTAACCCACTTTGGCACTACGGTTCCAAGATCCATGCATCGCAATAAAAATTTGCTTTGCTTCATCCCCGGCGAGTGAAGGAAATACATTGCCCTTGTAAAATTTCATGCCTAAGGCAGCGACGTGGGCAGGCAACTCTAAAGTTGGGAGTGTAAAATTACTTTCGGGAAAGCGGTTGCCAAACTCAGGATCAGGAATACCCTTACCATGATGATAAGGAAAGCCAAAGTGCATATCTTTGTTCGGAGCATAATTTAATTTATCCGGTGGCGTGTTATCGCCCATTTGGTCTCGACCATTATCTGTAAACCACATTTTTTGGGTTTCAGGATCCCAATCAAAGCCAACCGTATTACGGACGCCCTTAGCAAAAATTTCGTACTGCGTCCCGTCAGCATTCATACGCATAATCGTGGCAAAGACTGGATCAGTTGGAATGCAAACGTTACAAGGTGCACCTACACCAATGTAAAGTTTGTCATCAGGACCAAAGCTAATGTAGCGTAAACCGTGCCATGTATCTTTAGGAAGATTGTTGCGGACAACAACGGGCGCTGGAGGGTTATCTAAGCGCGTTTCTATATTGTCCAGACGGACAATGCGATTAATTTCAGCGATATAAAGTGCCCCTTTGCGGAATGCAACACCATTAGGTTGGTTTAGACCTGTTGCAATCGTTCGCACGCGGGTTTGTTGACCAGATTTTGTAATAGCATACACATTCTTACCCTTGGTGCCGACAAAGACGGTGCCATTTTCTCCCAACGCAAGTTGTCTTGCACCGGGAATGCCGTTTGCATAAACGGAAATGCTGTAGCGTGCAGGAAGTTTTAATGAACTTAATGGTAAATCTTGAGCGATGATTTGATTCGCGGTAATAAACAATAAAATGAAGATTAAATATCTTATGCGCATCACGACCTTCCTTTGTGCATTTAAAATACCTTGCATGTTACACGATCAAGAAAGTGATGGCTATTTTCTTGATCGTGTAACATGAATAATGGGCATGAAATTATGAATTAATGATGTCGTGCAAATCTTATGTTTGCATTCGAATGACTATATAACTTCTTTTCAACATCAATAAAATTTTGTAAGCGTTCAGTAAATTCTTGAGTAAGTTTACGGACACGATTGGTTTGAGGAAACAAATTAAATAAAAATTGACTCATGTGATGCAGAGCAATCTTAGGATTGGTAAGTTGGTTATGCGTATTATTTAATTTTTTGATGGCATGAGTAATTCGTTCACAAGATAAATCATCTGTATAAAATTCTTTGGAAGCTACTTCTCGTAAAAGGAATAGAGTCTCTTTTAAGATTTGAAAAGTGCTTTGCGATGAAAGTTCCTGATGTAAAACTTCATTTTTATTCCGCTCTTCAATCATATTTTTGAAAACGTGGAGTA harbors:
- a CDS encoding PQQ-dependent sugar dehydrogenase, coding for MRIRYLIFILLFITANQIIAQDLPLSSLKLPARYSISVYANGIPGARQLALGENGTVFVGTKGKNVYAITKSGQQTRVRTIATGLNQPNGVAFRKGALYIAEINRIVRLDNIETRLDNPPAPVVVRNNLPKDTWHGLRYISFGPDDKLYIGVGAPCNVCIPTDPVFATIMRMNADGTQYEIFAKGVRNTVGFDWDPETQKMWFTDNGRDQMGDNTPPDKLNYAPNKDMHFGFPYHHGKGIPDPEFGNRFPESNFTLPTLELPAHVAALGMKFYKGNVFPSLAGDEAKQIFIAMHGSWNRSAKVGYKIIRVWICGTNQVIWKEDFITGWLQNQTAWGRPVDVLGLKDGSLLISDDFANVVYQVSYK